The genomic window GTACTGTTGGAACCACTTTACTCTGAGAGCATCACTGCCAATTAAATGTGGCTGTCTATTAAATGTGGCACATCACTCACTAAGGGAAATATAGCATTGATTGCAGTTTTTGAAATTCAAACATCAAGCACAATATGTTGTATCAATCACAGGTTGGAAGTGATGGACAAATGAGAGAAGAATCCAATGAAACATGATGTACACCACTTGCaaatgagaaggagaaaagaaggtggATACTGGCAGTTGTTGCTGACATGGAGCAAAGTTATATATcataaatgtttgttttactcTTGTGTCACCTCTGTCTCAGATTTAATATCTTGGTGCctctttgttatttttggtttggtttggtttttttctcctaatgaATAGTGAGAATATGTAAAACAATCACTCTagctttacaaaagaaataacatgCAAAAATCATTGGGATGTAAGATTTACATTCACCACaaatgcagacacacacaccaGTCAAAATCACTCATTAATATTAAAAGAACTGGGTAGCAAGCCTGGCTAAACCTGTGCCCTGTGTAAGTAGGAATGGTACCTATGGCTGCcttctggagaaaagaaaaggactAGGGAAAACTCTTTAAACTCTTTTCAAATTGTTTGATTCAGGTAATTTCTCCACTGTGGTGTGCTGTATTTTAGGATGTTATGCCTGAATGGAGGAAGAGTGCAGTTTATTAGTTACAATAAGATTATTCTTTTTGTATTATGCATGAGAGCCTTCAGTTAATTGCTATTAAAGTGACAAATCAGAAGATATGATGAGAGACTCACCTCCTCCTTTGCATTCCTATCCTACACTTCTATATACACATTTTTGAAAGTTCAGCTGATGCCCTTTTGATCTGGTGAAAAGTTCTCTATATCTGCAATATTTGCAAATACATTCAAATTTCCCATCCAAGAAAGTCAATGTGGTAGtaatcagaaatatattttaagtaaaaaaaaaaatcaggcttgACAAGGGACATATTACATCCTTTTGCAAATTGTACTTgagcatttttcctttgtgtccTGTTTAGGGACAATGAAGATTAATATTCCCTAGCCCTGCAAGAACACTGAGAGTAAACACTTTCTATTTATTACAAATGAAATATCAATCTGCAAGGGACTGCAAGGTAATGAGACGCCCTCAGCCATTATGAAATGCATAGGATCATAAGGCCAAAAATCTGGGCCAAGACTGTTGGAAACAAAAAACATGGTACAAAGGCCTACAGTTCCTAATAAGATGTACAAAGGAAATGATATCATCATGGTATGTCTTTTACCTGCCTTTAAACAagttttctccccttcttttaTGTTACCAGTTCGACATGAGTCTACTACGAACCAGTGAAGACATGAAGGGACAGAACATACCAACTCTTACgatctatttattttacatcAGTGCTACACTTTGGGGTAAGttttagctgaaaaataataaagacaaCAATTATTACTTATTTCTAATAGGgagaattaattaattcaaacACTGTTTATTAACGGTAAAGAATCGAGGAATGTGCGAGGAATGCACACCCGAGTTATCTCTGGGGGCTGGGACAGAGCTCCCTGTCTGTGGTGGCAAAGCTGTTTCGAGAAGTTCTGTCCTCACTGCCAGTTACACCATCAGGTCCTTTTTCCCTGTGGTGGTACAACTGCTTGGCACCATGTGAGGGTCACTGCAGCATGGCCCTGTGAAGGTATGAGGAAGCAGCAAGCTGCAGCTCAGAAGGGTTTGAAGTTCAAGGTGGAAAAGGTGTGGAAATACATTTGAAGCTCAGCTGGGGAGGTGGCAGTGTGCTGATTTGAACATGTAGGTGCTTGCTCAGGATTTCTACGTAAACTGATTGTAAGTTTAAAGACCAGAGCTCTGTGTTATAATATTGATTAAACTGAATGAAGACCCTTGCTGTCCCAAGGGACTCATGCAACAGAAAAGCCATGAAAGAGACCTTGACACACTGGGTTAGTGCTGCCtgcaagaggttttttttttttgtcagggGTAAAGAAGGGCAGAAATATACTTGTAGACGGGATTAAACTTACTAATTTGTACTTATGGACTTTAGGTTTTACAGAACAGGAAGAAGTTACAGGCCTGTTTTCTGAGGATTGCATCCTTCCTTGTTCTTTCCCACGGGGGCATGATGTTGTAATTCACTGGAGTAAAGGGGGAAAAACTGTGCACTCCTACTACCACCAGAAGGATCAGCTGGCAGATAGCTCGGAATACATTAACAGAACACAGCTTTTCCATGAGAACATCACTAGTGGAAATGCCTCCTTGAAAATTTGTAACCTGACTGTGACTGATGAGGGCACTTATGAATGTTATGTGGGAACAAACGAAACTCGTACAAACTGGAACATCACACTACATGTAAAAGGTCAGTAAGACATCAAAAATGCTTGGATTGCACCAGTGGAAATGGGATGATTTTCTCGTGTTATTTCTTACATGGAATCAAAATCCTCCAACCCAATAGAGCGCGTTTTGGGCCTGATGGTGTTATGAAGCAATTTGTTTACTCTAGTGAAACACTGTAACATGAGTTGAAAAATTACAGTGCAGCACTTGTTTTCATAACCTACTGCACAGTGATTTCTAAGGGGTTATTAGGTGGTATACATTATGTGGCTTCTCAGAATAGTACAGACCCTGGCATTGACAGTAAGTCACTATGCTTTCTTCTGAAACCAAACACACATTAAGTGTTGTTCTAATTATTCTCCCCAATGCTATTTCACAAGAGCAATCACTACAAgttaaaaactattttgaaagtagtaagatttatttttttaaactttttcttttcatctacAGTTTCCTCTTATTATGCACTGGAATACGAAAAGACagacacagaaaggaaactgaAGTGTTATGCCTTTCTCACTTATCCAGCACCAAATATATCTTGGGTACAAGGCAACGTATCCATCCAAGAAATAGATCGTGAGGAAACCAGGGATGGAGTTCTCTATTCTCTTAGAAGTGACCAGAACATTATAAACACAAGAGCAGATCCTTACTACTGTCATATTCATGTCCATCGTTTAAACTGGATTGCTGAATGGAAGATGCAAGGTAAGAATGAATGGAAGTCTCTTCCTTCATCATTACTAAATGTCACAGCTGGCTTCAAAGCCAAACTGAAGACAGTATTTCTGCAGTGGGGCAACATGGATATGGGATAGTGTAGAAGGATATACCTTTCTCTTTGAAACTCATCTATTAGGATTACAAGGCAGCATTACAATTTATATCCAAGAAGTAGAAATGAGAGGGGCTAGCTCACCCTTCTCTAAGTTACTTTTACTCTGAATGTTTCTTCCATATCAGTTTCACATTTTAAGAAGTACCTTTTAAGAGGTACACTCCAGCAAGGAAACAGTGAACTTGGACAAAATACACAGGAACCTTATGTGGAATATGTGGGTTATATGAAAGTTTGCCTGCTGCTCTAGATGCATATGGTCCTTACTCAGTCCATTTCCCATCTTTTGCCAGACTTTTATCAGTACTGTTTGATCCTTCCACTGTATGTGCATTCTTAGGTGCCAGTTTGAGTGCT from Chiroxiphia lanceolata isolate bChiLan1 chromosome 2, bChiLan1.pri, whole genome shotgun sequence includes these protein-coding regions:
- the HHLA2 gene encoding HERV-H LTR-associating protein 2 isoform X2; the protein is MSLLRTSEDMKGQNIPTLTIYLFYISATLWGFTEQEEVTGLFSEDCILPCSFPRGHDVVIHWSKGGKTVHSYYHQKDQLADSSEYINRTQLFHENITSGNASLKICNLTVTDEGTYECYVGTNETRTNWNITLHVKVSSYYALEYEKTDTERKLKCYAFLTYPAPNISWVQGNVSIQEIDREETRDGVLYSLRSDQNIINTRADPYYCHIHVHRLNWIAEWKMQDQLSNTEGSDTVIPCEYSSNTANTEGVYVVWKLNRNSVTSVVASFNGTSHSYQPRAQINRSDFSLILRHLTAADSGEYLCNISTPHYTKVIVTTLQVEMQKDRNPVSTIRYQKKMLLCAQVQLKLLMNRVPSPSPFSYSKRATWKCDSLSNSNKQRK
- the HHLA2 gene encoding HERV-H LTR-associating protein 2 isoform X3, giving the protein MATAFDMSLLRTSEDMKGQNIPTLTIYLFYISATLWGFTEQEEVTGLFSEDCILPCSFPRGHDVVIHWSKGGKTVHSYYHQKDQLADSSEYINRTQLFHENITSGNASLKICNLTVTDEGTYECYVGTNETRTNWNITLHVKVSSYYALEYEKTDTERKLKCYAFLTYPAPNISWVQGNVSIQEIDREETRDGVLYSLRSDQNIINTRADPYYCHIHVHRLNWIAEWKMQDQLSNTEGSDTVIPCEYSSNTANTEGVYVVWKLNRNSVTSVVASFNGTSHSYQPRAQINRSDFSLILRHLTAADSGEYLCNISTPHYTKVIVTTLQVGNTWNIVLAVVGAVLLGLAAGLVAAYCLWSKKCRRTGIL
- the HHLA2 gene encoding HERV-H LTR-associating protein 2 isoform X1; this encodes MATAFDMSLLRTSEDMKGQNIPTLTIYLFYISATLWGFTEQEEVTGLFSEDCILPCSFPRGHDVVIHWSKGGKTVHSYYHQKDQLADSSEYINRTQLFHENITSGNASLKICNLTVTDEGTYECYVGTNETRTNWNITLHVKVSSYYALEYEKTDTERKLKCYAFLTYPAPNISWVQGNVSIQEIDREETRDGVLYSLRSDQNIINTRADPYYCHIHVHRLNWIAEWKMQDQLSNTEGSDTVIPCEYSSNTANTEGVYVVWKLNRNSVTSVVASFNGTSHSYQPRAQINRSDFSLILRHLTAADSGEYLCNISTPHYTKVIVTTLQVEMQKDRNPVSTIRYQKKMLLCAQVQLKLLMNRVPSPSPFSYSKRATWKCDSLSNSNKQRK